A region of the Vigna unguiculata cultivar IT97K-499-35 chromosome 9, ASM411807v1, whole genome shotgun sequence genome:
acgttaaatatgaattaaaaaaacaaagtttataTTAAACACCtactaaaattcaaatattgaaaaatgactTTAAAGTAgtgattaatacaaaattaattattttaccatACACAAGAAGATAACAAATGATTTTTTAGGCTGTTAGTTTATGCCAATTAAACTCTTCCTTAGATCTAATTAAacacattttctattttcattgaAAAGGTAGATTAAGGGTTCCAGACGTATACTTTTTTTGTCAACATTTGATGCGTATAATTTTTTCGATTGTGACATACTAGCTAACCTTTGCCTTTCCAATTATCATGCACAGTGAAAAATCGCGTTCATAATAATGATATatctaaaagtaaaatatgatatgaatataaaatatgtacattaaaatataatatctttaaatattattatacttataTTGACAAGGAAAGTtattcaaaatgtaaaataaaagcaaaaacattAATATGTTACAATAATTTACTCTAATTAAATGAACATAAGTTATTATTTAtgattgatgattttatttattacttctatttttaatatttccttAACGTGGTTAGTTAGCAAATTTCAAAACCATCATTTACCTAACAAATGTAACATGTGAAGAGTGTTatttttgtatcaatattccaaTTCAAACCATTCTCATCTGTTGCCACTAATCTTTAACTCTACCCAcgttttcagttttttttctttttcagtacACTATTTTCCTTCTTAGATGatatatattgttaaaagacatttataattagaaaatttgcACCGAAAAGCAAATGTTATTCGAGAATatggattattattattattagaatgaGAATTATTCTCTCCATCGTCTTTCACTGTTTCTTACTAATATATTCAAGAAGAACAAGAATTCTCCAAAATTGACTTTTTTATAAGTGGACTCGTGatagttactaaaatattatgaattgtaTGAAATGAAGGAACGATTTTGTTCTTCATATTAAGGTACcgatgttatattattatatcattactCTTTCATTTAGAAACAAGTGTTTGACTTTAAAGGCAAAAACGTTGAAACTACAGGAGATTGAACAATACTTACTACCTAACAGCTTTTGCAACTTATCACAAAAGTTATTGTAATGTAACATTAATAATTGTTTCAAAGTAAATTTTAAGGATAATTCAATCTTACCAAattaaattgtgaaaatatgtttgcgtttatttatatattgtaatttgattttatctttagttgatgTAGGGCTTCTAACACATCTCTCTCACGTCGAGATATATACATCTCGTATGTGAGACTAAACATTAATAGGTGGTCCGATGGTAGTTTGATAATAAGTGAAATAATATGTTCAACAAATTTCGCTACTACAGATTCTAACAATAACTATGATACTGTGttaagtgaattttaataaGAAGTGAATTGTAAGTTTAACTTAATTCCAAAAAACCAACATATAAAGTAAGATTtacacccacttatatactttAAAATGACCTTATATCGATAAAAAGAATTTAACCATGATTTGTGAACGATTTGTAcatgaaacataaaaaatgaagaagttaccttttttttaaggataattaattaatataattttagaatatttgtttcatatgaaacaatatttattcttgggttaatatttttacataaatatgTAACTTTTTGTTTGTAGTTTTGGAAATATTACTTCCAAgtttctcttatagtttgtcTATCACAGACTTATAATTAACAAGCAATTATATTTTTGTCGTGGGGTAGGCCAATAACTTTTTTGGTATGAAGAATTTGAAAGTGATATTTCTTTGTTAAagagtaatttttatttgtttttattatagaCAAAAATTTGTTTGTGCACGTGAGATGTGGTTAATTACCTTAATATAGTttgtgaaaataattattatttgtgtcATGAGATATCTAagattgaatattttttctagACTATAGTCTCAGTTTAGAATTATTCAtattatgtgtattttttttttctagccttgataatatcataaattatagTATTGATGATTATAAGTTTTTCACTGTATTAGAAAATGTAATGATACTATTTGGAATTTTGGTTCAAATGGAACAAAATTCATGATTGATTGTGTCACTAGTTAGTTACATGCTGTTTTGAGAACACTGAGGCATCATTTTTGGATTAGAGTTTATGTTGTGGAGATTATTGATTATGTGACTTTGAGATTGAAAAACTCTTGATAGATATTcatttaagaatataaattgaaaaattatgaaataaaacatTGATTTGGGACGGAGAAATTTTGTGTAAAGTTAATTATGGATTCAACTAATCTTTTTCACTTGATAATAATGTCTACTATGAGGGTGTAATGTGATTGTTAAACCAATAACTAACGATCATTTTCTTGATTCACAGCATTTCTTATCCGGTGATAGACACATTTTcgtgaataaataattttatacataatttcacacacacacacatctTAGAAATTCTATTTGAATAGTATAGTATTgtctattaaattataatagtttgtttatttttcttaatttatagatttttttctttatcctGAACAGGAatataatcaatataaaatttaatgtaataatttatttattgaattaagtcattaatataattgattgaTTGTGATTAAAAATTGatctcaataaataaataaacaaagaaatatcatttatgctaaaaaaatatattgatcgTTAAAGTTCATAAAACTAACCACTAAGAATGTTAAGGTCATTAACATATATTTGTCCTCATTTGATAAGTTTTCTTTATATgtagtaaatttgaaaatttcaaatttattacttatattacatttgataatttattaatgatataaaatgatattgtatatttttaatgagattttatcacattttttgttaaaaagtaATGACGACAATAATGTAcacatgatttttaatttaagactaaaaaaattatgtgtagTATCTCACATTTAATAAACAAGATTTTACTCTAAATTAATACCTTATTTATTAGATTTCAAAGTCAACTCCTTATCTCAATGtgatttattaatattactttacAAAAAACTTAACacttttgttaataaatattttaagtatttacTCGATCccacaaatcaaattataagaTGAAGTTTGCATTTAGTTATATAGTTATATGAGACAATGATATTATGATTCTCATTTTCTGATTCTCATTCTTTACTTCCTAACATGGTTTAATGGGTTTAGTATGAGTTATTGATTAATTTACcactatctttttcttttaaaaaatcaatatcaCATACTAAGTCacattaagaaataaaatatgagagtcaaacaaataaaagtCATACTACAATATTCCTAATTACTTAATTGATGTAGGAGTtcaataattcttttttaattttttaatacgacgtctaagtttatatatttcaaactattaatgaaactaaattattatttttttaaatatgcttATTTACTTAATACCTTAATGCCACGATAATTGATTATGATACAAGATACacaaaaatacttataattcaaaattttcaaatatttttaaaagtatcttcataaaaaagtgaaaaaagagagaagattttcaagtaaaataaattaattttagcgAATTCACTTAagaaagtaacaaaataaatCTCTTGATAAAAATAAGTCATAATTTCTtagtttctaaatattttataaatgctgtaaaattgttttttttactaactattcttttagtattttaaaaaataaagtctcAAGTCATGTTGTTTACTCTTTATAACTTCCGTGAACATGATGACGCATATGTAAATATTTCTCAAAAAAAAGTAGTCGGTGTGGAAATTTTTCATAAAGTCGAAATATTTATTGACTAATAGTTAACTACTGATTTGTTCGTGTATTAAGATTTATGTAAGagataattgttttttaatatacacTTGTAAGAtcaaaaagttaattaataaatataattatttatcaattatatGATACATGTGGACACGTGactcataaatttaataaaaagtattcATAATCATCTTACAAGATATTACGTAAGATGTTAGAAAAACCTTCACATACTAAAAGGGAGAGTTAATTTAAGGGTTCTGGTAACACCTGAACCATTTGCTTAACTTAAATAACTTGCttatatgtgaaaaaaattgCTTTGTTAgttattagtttaaaaaaaataatgattataaacAATTTCTTTTGAAACAATGATTAAGGTTAGCTAATAAAatcctttaattaaaattaaattaatagcaTTGtcacaattaataataaaattaaatatatttttaattcttaaatttaatacGAATTTATTTCTGCCACAAACTTTCatataatttagtttctaaatttcaaaattgaataCTCATCTTATTCTTATCGTTAACGTGTCAATAACTATTTCAATTACACGAACAAAATTACATTTACACTGCAAACATATTTAACACCGAATAATATAGATTCGCATAAAACAGTGGAATAAAATTCTGAAAGTATTAGGTACCttttttccagaaaaaaaaaatgattacaaATGCAGTTATTATTAGAAAGGCACGAAGAGAAGAACCTAACGGTGTGAATGAGTCATGTTCAGAAGATGAAATGAACCGTCTTCATCATCTCGCAACCCCATGAATGAACCTATTACTCTTTTGCATAAGCTTAGAAATTTTacagaaaataagagaaaaagaagaagaagaagaaaatggtggTTCATGGTTGCAGCAGAGTAGCGCAGTTGACAAGAACAAATGCACATGCTTGTCGTGTGATTGCCGCTTCACCTCAACATTAAATTTCCTCTCCCCActgtttcttcttttctcttctgcACAGAAAGCGACACAATATGACATACACACTTCAATCCATGATttcacacacaaacacacatttATTTCACCAATCTTATATTAATTTctgtatattataaaaaaagaagtatatttggttgaattggaGATATATTTGGTAACTTCAAAAAGAAAGTCTCACatattaatgagttaaaaaagaagaaaagagagacaaAGAGAGGTAtgaaaaaagattcaaaaggtGTAAGAAAAAAGAGCATTCTTTTTGGAAAACCAAAAAGCAGTTGAAACCTTGGAGAtcaagaagagaagagaagagaacaCCCATTACCAACACAGGGCACCCTTTATGCTTCTGCCTCCAAAAATCTCGTTCTTCATGCATTCTTAACATCAAACAATGAAAATGAACCTTCTTTTTGTCGTTATTCTTCTTCTGCACTACGTTGCTGCTGCGGACCCTCCTGCTTCCTCTCCTCAATTTCCACCTGATTTCTCTCCAGGCACTCATTCATCTCTTTCCCATCATTGGGTTTCTTAATCTTTGTTAACTAATTGGTTTTACTAATGATTCTTTTTTCACTGATTCTAACAACTGTTAAAGCAGGGGCGGAGCAGCATCACCTGCACAAGAAAATGCTGGTAGCTATTGTAGCAGCCACCACTTCACTTGCTGCACTCGTTTTCGGTTTCTTATGTTTCTGGATTTATCACACTAGGTGTCCAATAAAATCCAAAACCAAAAGGGTTAAAACTCCTGGTCCAGGTGCGTGTTTATTTTGTAATGTTCCATTTCTCGTATacctttttaagaaaaattcagAATTGAATGGACCCTATGGTATTGTCTGAGAttactttcttttctctctttgtgttgtgCTTTTGAATGGCAAGATGCAGAGAGGGGGATCACCCTAGCACCGTTTCTGAGTAGATTCAGTTCCATCAAAATTGTTGGTATGAAGGAGTCTGTGCCGATAGTTGATTATAAGCAAATAGAAAAAACGACCAATAATTTTCTGGAAAGTAACATCTTGGGCGAGGGTGGTTTTGGATGTGTTTACAAGGCTCGGTTGGATCATAACCTGGATGTTGCGGTAAAAAAACTACACTGTGAAACTCAAAATGCGGAAAGAGAATTCGAGGTAAGAATGATCACGTATTGCTTGTTCATTTGCTGGTTCTCTGTTTTCAACTTTTTGTGTCTGGTCGATTCATTGAATGGTGTGATGAAATTGCAGAACGAGGTGAAATTGTTAAGCAAAATTCAGCATCCGAATATAATCTCCTTACTGGGTTGTAGCATTGATGGTGACACGAGGTTTATCGTTTATGAGTTGATGCGAAATGGATCATTGGAAGCTCATTTACATGGTAAAATACTGTATCCCATGCTTAAATGCGTAGCAGAGAGGacccatttttttatcttaaattttgaaaatcgTTTCTAAAATACATTTGTTTTAGAAACCAAAGATCAGAAAAGGTTAGgagatgttttattttttcatctggAGATTCAAAggataataattagaaaacaCAATCGTGTTCCTGAAGCAAACAGTCTCAGATGTGTTCAAAACACAGGAAAACTTTTCTGAAACAGTAAACAAACAACATTCCATTCTCGTTACTAAATTCTTATCGTGTCATTCTTTTCCAAAATCTTATGCTGAAGGACCTACTCATGGCTCGGCATTGACATGGCACATGAGGATGAAGATTGCTCTTGACACAGCAAGGTAATGTTCCTTAAAAAAGATCTTgatctttctcttttcttcattATAACTGTATTAACACTCTTCTGCTATTCTGACAGAGGACTAGAATATCTGCATGAACACTGCTACCCTGCAGTGATCCACAGAGACATGAAATCTTCCAATATTCTCTTAGATGCAAACTTCAATGCCAAGGTAAGAAAATCACATTAGATTTTCCATAAAAGTTACTTCCTTTTTCCATTACCAAttattttcatctttgttgTATTCACCTAAGTTTCATATCATGTGTTGGCATCCTCGAACTTATTGGTGGTGGATTCAGCTGTCTGATTTTGGTCTAGCCATAACTGATGGGTCCCAAAGCAAGAAGAACATTAAACTATCGGGTACCTTAGGATACGTAGCACCGGAGTATCTTCTAGACGGTATGCCAACTAAACCTGTTATCATTATTATACGCCATATGCATTGGTTTGACAAGTTGGATATTTTACTATATTGTAACCCTTTAGCAAACCAGATCCAAGAAATTGTTTCTTAGTCCTCTTTGATTTTAAGGTGGGTTTGAACATATGACCTGTGTATCTTGTTCTTATCTTGGACATGTTGTCATGTACCTGCCCTGTTGAAAAGTCACATTTACACGCTATTTAAATTGACCAAATCACCATGTGATACAAAATGAATACACATGGAACAAATTTTGAAGTTAATAGCAATCTCATGCTTTTAGTTTCTAATCAATGGTTACAGAGCACTTTTTTTTGAAGTGTATGTCTCTCGCTTTAGAAATGGAATTTATTCTTGTCTGCAAAATGGGAACACCTATAAGCTTtccacaatttatttgaaagttTGATGTCTCTGATGTGTTTTTGACTGTTGAGAGGGATTTCATTTCAATTGTGGTAGATATTATTCCTTTAGACATAGGTGATTGGGTCAATATAccagtaatattttaatattatcatgGAGAAATGTCTTAGATTCATACCAAACCAGGTTCATGTACCAATGTGAAATTCATCTGTAGAACTAATTATTGAGGATGcttcaattcaattattttacagGTAAATTGAGTGATAAAAGTGATGTGTATGCTTTTGGGGTTGTGCTATTAGAGCTTCTACTAGGAAGGAAGCCTGTGGAAAAACTGGCACCGACGCAATGCCAGTCTATAGTCACATGGGTATGGGCTACTTTTAATCTTATGTATGTACCTATAACTATGGAAAGGAGTGTAAGGTACATAACTATTTATGATTGCAGGCCATGCCACAGCTCACAGACAGAGCCAAGCTTCCAAACATTGTGGATCCAGTGATTAAGGACACAATGGATCATAAACACTTATACCAGGTTTGTGATCCTggaattcaaaattcaaaactcATTTCCCACACAAGCACTGTACTAGGTACTTTGCTTAACCAAACAAATGTACTTTTCTTTGACGGGTTTTGTACTTCATAGGTTGCTGCTGTAGCTGTGCTATGCGTGCAACCAGAACCTAGTTATCGCCCTCTCATCACAGATGTTCTTCACTCACTTATCCCTCTTGTTCCCATTGAGCTTGGAGGAACACTGAGAGTTTCACAAGTGAGGCAGCATGCCTCTCTTGCTGTGAATTCTCGTCATTGATAGTACCTATCAGTTTTATAACAGTGAGAAAGAATGAATGCTGCCAATACACAAATACTTGAAATTACAGATAGTCCACGACAAACTACAAGAACATTGATTTGGGAAGGGTGTTTTTACCTTAAATAGGGGAAAAGAGCATTAGATTGTTCATAACAGATGTAAAGaagaaatttttagttttactttgttttgggtAGAGATGGATTGTGTATAGACTCTATACAGTATTGAATTTGTATAAATTTGGATCTGTTGTCTTCCATTCCATTACATAAAGACAAAATCTCACTAGCAACCTCTTAAGTGAATCATGTATTGGAGCTCTGAAATGATGATGAACAGTCCAAACAAGGTGGTCCAGGACCAAGTGACTGACCGATACTTCAAAGCACATCATTTGTGATCCATGTGATTTCCATTGGGGTTAACAAATAAGGCAAGAAGTACATAGTCCGTCTATAGAATGAAGCCTGAAAGTACCATTTACTTTGCGACTTTTTAGTTTTACTGATATTCTTTTTACAACggttttactaaaaatatgtGCCTCATGCATAGCCTTCCATCAGTATGTTTCAATTGGGAGTGAAAAAGGTTGGATCGAAGGAGTAAGGGTGAGAAAAGATAGAGTTGGCCACATTGGAACACATGAAATGTGCAGAAAGTTTACAAATCCAGAAGATGAGATGCGGAGAATCTTGACGCTTATAATAAGAAAGGCAAAAAAGTTGTTTTCCGATACTGAGGTACATTATGCAAGCGGaaacatagtttttttttttaattttattaataatctttttttatttatgaatacgtgtaaatttttttaaaagtatactattacttttattttatatcattttatttatttattaagtgaaagcacaataataaaataccttatttattgaatattatattaaaattttgatgtaaTGAGATGCttaattgtataaaattaaatattaaatattttaaaaatttacaatttagttatatttaaaatgagtaGTTATCTTTTTATCTCCACTATTTATTAgttggcttaaataccttttttatccttattttcgtagtgtttgttgtggatagtcctcatttttaccaaatgtttaaaatggtcatcattttcgtagtgtttgttgaggacggtcctcatttttaccaaaggtttaaaatggtcctcattttcataatttgtgtttaatttagtccttttctGTGATGCTGTTTAATTCGTGTTTGTATTACATTGGACTGGAGTGTAGTAATTATATAGTTGGGGATAAATATGTGAGCTATGGTTTATCGTTGAACTATCAACATTGCACGAATTGCTACAATAttgttgcctccaacgattacaaccagagataaaggaagaagattggacCGTGACatgggaagaagaagattgcaacaACACGGAATGGAGGAAGAAGATTGCAACAACTGACCAACTGCCTaacaattcattttcaaaatcctaagctcacttatttatcctcaAATAATTACTACAATTGTACAATACACATAATACACCGCAGTACAAACCGTTGctgatttaaacgacgtcacaaaaaagaactaaattaaacacgaattaggaaaatgaggaccatccgcaacaaacactacaaaaataaagataaaaagctATTTAAGCCTTATTAGTTTTTACCATCTTATTcgttactctcttttttttcttcttttttttctcaccATTATTTCTGAATTTATTTTTCGTATTAATATTCTTAGTTATGAATTTTGTGGTATAActttaacattattataaactataacataaataattagttagtatttatatttgtttacaaattttaattaattacgaGCTTTTTcaccattattattataaattataaattacaaataataataagtttgttagcaataaataaaattatctttcttttcacatattttttccaaccacacattttttattcattatatatatatatatatatatatatatatattttttttttttttgctcttTTCCCTTTATCTTTGTGCTCTCAATCAAAAGGAGCACTACTGAGACAATGAGATgactttgtgttttttattcaaGCAAACCATTCatgcatttattttatatatatattttgttcccATTTTcagttattttatgtttaaatataacCTTTTCAATCACAATACATGGATTGGTTTGTTTGTTTATAAATGATTTGATCATATTGGAGACATGCTTATGTAGAAGCCGAACATATGAAAAACATACATGTTATTTAATTCATACATACACCGTTTTAGTTTAGATGTCAAGACATGAGGCATTGTGAAAATATTTCATGACACCATATTTACCACTGAACTCTCTTACAGTCAGAACTAATATTATCGAGATAATCTTTCcagttcatttttaaaaatttcacacTTTTCTAAGtgcttcaattttttcttcaatcaagAAAAGATAACCATAGGCTATCACCCACAATACCATTGGAGATCTAACAGTGCGAAGATTCAGTATTTCGAAAGAGAATTCTAAATCCCGCTTCCATTTGCCATAGTACATTCAAGATCTCAATAAATTCACTATTAAATCAAAAACGATAATTAGTCACAAAACATATTACGGGCCAAAATATAACAGAGAAACAAGCCATATTGGACAGGAGGAtgcatgcacaaacaaatgttACAACTCAGGTCGGGTCAATACCTCAGATGCATTAATTCATATAAACAGAAAACCGCCCCCCTTTAGACTGATAAAATCCCTGAACAAGCATTTTCCCCCATCAACAACATCCATTCTTAACTTACAACTCAATCATACTATAACCCCTTTGCACTCCTCGAAGATCAAAAGCACTGCTCAAAATACCCAAAAAGGTTCAGGAATCaagacataaaataattaaccaacgaaaatATTCTTACACGAATCTGCCCTTGCCAAAACCATTACAATAACATGTTAAAacatttatgtaaaataaagtaaagtagcaaaatatatatttaatttaataaaatttcaaccttaaaaagtcaaaataatatttagtcaACAAGATAAGCCAAGCAGTATTTAGGTAATAAAATCTCaacaaaattatgttaaaatacgAAAAATTTACTCTCtaaaatctaaattataattcgAAGTCTTCCTTTAGCAAATTACACGCCCTAAATTCTAGagttttcaaaacaaaacttaCAGAACAATCCGTACTCTTAATCTGAAATGATAATTTCAGTCTAACACTGATTTCAAAATGGATGCGTAGCGTTCAGGAAGCActttgaaagatgaaaaatacgTGTAGCATTTGACTGAAAAAAccaattttaaatcaaaatccATGGTAAAGCAAGTAGAAAGCATGGAGAAGTCACAGGCTAGCTGTTCTTTATAGATTTATCGATCAgcaatttgaacaaaaaaaaaatactcaaacGAATTTGCCTAGTTAACTTTTTGTATTTCCAATAAACCAGCTTTGCATCTCTTTTGACCCAGAAGTCATTCACATAAAGTCTGCACATCCATTCAATGAATTCTGGTACACCAGACAAAGaagactaaaaacaaaaactagtGACAAGTTAACTGGAAAGGGCAGGGGAAAAGATTTCAATGTTTCCAATGTAAAAGAAAACCGAACACAAATTTCAATTGTGATACCATCTCAATCACAAATCAAACAGTACCGCTACTCAAGcaatagaaaaataaacatcACTACTACGGCATGAGTAGTTGTGATACATATCACAAACTGTATCATAAGGAAAGGCATAACTAAGATGCGTTATGCACGATGTCAATAATGACGAAGAACGAAAGCACCAAAACATTGTTGCCTACCAATGAACATATAGAATAAAGTAGCCAGCCTAAACCACCATGTATCACCATGTATCGCAAACATAAAGATAATACGCACAGAAGAGGTTATCAGCagtcaaataaattaaaagggaACTTATAATAATCCTGAAGATAAATAGCGAAGATTTCCAAAATACTTTAGAAAGCGGTGATGACCACCATTAATATAAACTACAATAAGTTTCCTTACACAATATAGTCTTCAAGTaaatgaaaaacacaaaaatctcCAAAACAATGTTTTCtcctcaaaagaaaaagaaaaactaattaattggATAAACCGAACCGAGGCAGAGCAAAGACCTCAGAATCCAAGCTTGGTGCGACGCCAGTGGCGGCGCTTAGCATTGTACCTGAAAGACAAAACAGAACCTTTAGCCTGAAAAGAGTAAAATGAGACATAACGGGATCAGTATTATGCGAAAGGTAGGGAATTCGGACCTGATGGTGTTATCGGTTCTCATGCGGATCCAGTAGGGGATGGGTCTGTTCTGCCTCATCTTCTTCGCCAACTTCTTCTTGATTCTGAAAGTCTTGTGTGACGGCtgcaaacaacaacaacaaaatcagATACAAATCAAACTCAAACGCTGAAAGCGCAGTGGAATAGTTATCGCTTCTGCAACAATTACAAATTGAAGGGTAGAGATTGTGATTTGATCGAGAAGCACCATTTTCGCTTTGTCTTCTGGATGTTCGACTGCGACGGCTGTGGAACTGAGACCGAACAGCGAAAACCCTAATAACCAAACCCTAAGGAGGAGATAGAAACTGGTCTTTGttttatacccatacccatcaCCCTAATTgggttttatctttttaattttctattcttatttaaaaaacaaata
Encoded here:
- the LOC114162445 gene encoding probable receptor-like protein kinase At1g80640 isoform X1, whose protein sequence is MKMNLLFVVILLLHYVAAADPPASSPQFPPDFSPGAEQHHLHKKMLVAIVAATTSLAALVFGFLCFWIYHTRCPIKSKTKRVKTPGPDAERGITLAPFLSRFSSIKIVGMKESVPIVDYKQIEKTTNNFLESNILGEGGFGCVYKARLDHNLDVAVKKLHCETQNAEREFENEVKLLSKIQHPNIISLLGCSIDGDTRFIVYELMRNGSLEAHLHGPTHGSALTWHMRMKIALDTARGLEYLHEHCYPAVIHRDMKSSNILLDANFNAKLSDFGLAITDGSQSKKNIKLSGTLGYVAPEYLLDGKLSDKSDVYAFGVVLLELLLGRKPVEKLAPTQCQSIVTWAMPQLTDRAKLPNIVDPVIKDTMDHKHLYQVAAVAVLCVQPEPSYRPLITDVLHSLIPLVPIELGGTLRVSQVRQHASLAVNSRH
- the LOC114162445 gene encoding probable receptor-like protein kinase At1g80640 isoform X2 → MKMNLLFVVILLLHYVAAADPPASSPQFPPDFSPGAEQHHLHKKMLVAIVAATTSLAALVFGFLCFWIYHTRCPIKSKTKRVKTPGPERGITLAPFLSRFSSIKIVGMKESVPIVDYKQIEKTTNNFLESNILGEGGFGCVYKARLDHNLDVAVKKLHCETQNAEREFENEVKLLSKIQHPNIISLLGCSIDGDTRFIVYELMRNGSLEAHLHGPTHGSALTWHMRMKIALDTARGLEYLHEHCYPAVIHRDMKSSNILLDANFNAKLSDFGLAITDGSQSKKNIKLSGTLGYVAPEYLLDGKLSDKSDVYAFGVVLLELLLGRKPVEKLAPTQCQSIVTWAMPQLTDRAKLPNIVDPVIKDTMDHKHLYQVAAVAVLCVQPEPSYRPLITDVLHSLIPLVPIELGGTLRVSQVRQHASLAVNSRH
- the LOC114162772 gene encoding 60S ribosomal protein L39, giving the protein MPSHKTFRIKKKLAKKMRQNRPIPYWIRMRTDNTIRYNAKRRHWRRTKLGF